One genomic region from Nocardia vinacea encodes:
- a CDS encoding molybdopterin-dependent oxidoreductase encodes MANLRASSGIVSAGATLGVAELISVPIGPNSAPFNAFGSIVIDSTPQNLREWVIGTFGTNDKLLLYAAMFLVAIGVAALAGLLERTTRPLGSALFVAFGIAGVIAACTRANASWTYALPTLLGSVVGLFALRMLIRRVDAVPPAKLRQASREKSSAATESATAAPSSEQLARRRLLGGVVGVGVLALVTGLTGRQLAVRANDVSANRAAVRLPAPAEPAASVPAAAELRVSGLTPFITSNSSFYRIDTALTVPQLSTDDWNLHIHGMVDREVTLSYADLAERTPIERIFTLTCVSNPVGGDLTGNARWLGYRVADLLAEAGVRSGADMVLSTSTDDFTAGTPLTALTDGRDALLAIGMNGEPLPVPHGYPVRLVVPGLYGYLSATKWVIDLEVTRFDRARGYWARRGWSTQGPIKTEARIDTPKSSTKLSAGPVAIAGIAWAQRRGVTAVEVQVDNEDWQPAQLSEEYSIDTWRQWVYQWNATPGPHTVRARATDGTGAVQTAESKDVVPDGASGYPSVSVRVG; translated from the coding sequence ATGGCAAATCTGCGCGCGTCGAGCGGGATCGTGTCCGCCGGGGCGACTCTCGGTGTCGCCGAGCTGATTTCGGTCCCGATCGGACCGAATAGCGCGCCGTTCAACGCTTTCGGCTCCATTGTCATCGATTCCACGCCGCAGAATCTTCGTGAATGGGTCATCGGCACCTTCGGGACCAACGACAAGCTCTTGCTGTACGCGGCGATGTTCCTGGTGGCGATCGGCGTCGCCGCTCTCGCCGGGTTGCTCGAGCGGACCACCCGGCCACTCGGGTCGGCGCTGTTCGTCGCCTTCGGCATCGCAGGCGTGATAGCAGCATGCACCCGGGCGAACGCGTCATGGACCTACGCCCTGCCGACGCTGCTCGGCAGCGTTGTCGGATTGTTCGCGCTGCGGATGCTGATCCGACGCGTCGACGCCGTCCCGCCCGCGAAACTCCGGCAGGCATCGCGCGAAAAGAGCTCTGCCGCTACCGAATCGGCCACCGCTGCGCCCTCGTCGGAGCAGCTGGCACGGCGCCGACTCCTCGGCGGAGTGGTCGGTGTCGGAGTGCTCGCGCTGGTGACCGGATTGACCGGACGACAACTCGCCGTGCGCGCCAACGACGTGTCCGCAAATCGGGCGGCGGTCCGCCTGCCCGCGCCGGCCGAGCCAGCGGCGTCCGTTCCAGCCGCTGCCGAGCTGCGGGTTTCCGGGCTGACACCATTCATCACCTCGAATTCCAGCTTCTACCGGATCGATACCGCGTTGACCGTGCCGCAGCTCTCGACCGACGACTGGAACTTGCACATCCACGGCATGGTCGATCGCGAGGTCACCCTCTCCTACGCCGATCTGGCCGAACGCACGCCGATCGAGCGGATATTCACCTTGACCTGCGTGTCGAATCCCGTCGGCGGCGACCTGACCGGTAACGCGCGCTGGCTCGGCTATCGGGTCGCCGATCTGCTCGCGGAGGCAGGTGTGCGCTCGGGCGCCGATATGGTTCTGTCCACCAGCACCGACGACTTCACCGCAGGAACGCCGCTGACGGCGCTGACCGACGGCCGTGATGCGCTGCTGGCGATCGGCATGAACGGCGAACCGTTGCCCGTACCCCACGGCTATCCGGTCCGCCTCGTCGTCCCCGGGCTCTACGGGTACCTCTCGGCAACCAAATGGGTGATCGATCTCGAGGTGACCAGATTCGATCGGGCGCGCGGTTATTGGGCTCGGCGCGGCTGGTCGACCCAAGGGCCGATCAAGACCGAAGCCAGAATCGATACGCCGAAATCATCGACGAAACTATCGGCCGGCCCGGTCGCGATCGCGGGCATCGCCTGGGCCCAGCGTCGAGGTGTGACAGCCGTCGAGGTCCAGGTGGACAACGAGGATTGGCAGCCCGCGCAACTGTCCGAGGAGTACTCGATCGACACGTGGCGGCAATGGGTTTATCAGTGGAACGCGACGCCGGGTCCACACACTGTGCGCGCCCGCGCGACCGACGGTACCGGTGCCGTACAGACCGCGGAGAGCAAGGACGTAGTCCCAGACGGTGCGTCCGGCTATCCGTCGGTGTCCGTGCGGGTCGGGTAG